Proteins co-encoded in one Natronorubrum daqingense genomic window:
- the thiC gene encoding phosphomethylpyrimidine synthase ThiC codes for MARTQLEAARDGTVTDAMTRIAEREKCDPEFVREQVASGQAVIPANRHHDALDPMIIGREFATKVNANIGNSDTTSDLETELEKLHTAVHYGADTVMDLGTGSDLEEIRAAHVEHSPVPLGTVPLYEAVKRAGDPEAITTELLLEVIESQAEQGVDYMTIHAGILAEHLPLTNDRKTGIVSRGGSIMAAWMEAHGEQNPLFQVYDEICEIFATHDVTFSLGDSLRPGCLADACDEAQYAELDTLGALTRRAWDHDVQVMVEGPGHVPMHKVAENVERQQEVCDGAPFYVLGPLVTDIAPGYDHITSSIGAAMAAQAGAAMLCYVTPKEHLGLPEEADVRDGLAAYRIAAHAGDVANERPGARDWDDALSEARYEFDWREQFRLALDSERAREYHDQTLPEDNYKDARFCSMCGVEFCSMRIDQDARASAASADQPRDDGEMGRLESTTDLEASLAADVNRPPVGAHELGRFSPLEGGDASTVESTGDD; via the coding sequence ATGGCGCGAACACAACTCGAGGCCGCCCGCGACGGAACCGTGACCGACGCAATGACTCGAATCGCCGAACGAGAGAAGTGCGATCCGGAGTTCGTCCGGGAGCAAGTCGCAAGCGGTCAGGCGGTCATCCCGGCGAACCGACATCACGACGCGCTCGATCCGATGATCATTGGCCGCGAGTTCGCGACGAAGGTCAACGCGAACATCGGCAACAGCGACACGACGAGCGACCTCGAGACCGAACTCGAGAAACTCCACACGGCGGTTCACTACGGTGCGGATACGGTGATGGATCTCGGCACGGGTAGCGACCTCGAGGAGATCCGCGCGGCCCACGTCGAACACTCCCCCGTGCCCCTGGGGACGGTGCCGCTGTACGAGGCCGTCAAGCGGGCGGGTGATCCGGAGGCGATCACGACGGAGCTGTTGCTCGAGGTGATCGAATCGCAGGCCGAGCAGGGCGTCGACTACATGACGATCCACGCGGGAATCCTGGCGGAGCACTTGCCGTTGACCAACGACCGGAAGACGGGCATCGTCTCTCGAGGCGGATCGATCATGGCGGCCTGGATGGAAGCCCACGGCGAGCAGAATCCGCTGTTTCAGGTCTACGACGAAATCTGTGAGATTTTCGCAACCCACGACGTGACGTTCAGCCTCGGCGACAGTCTCCGACCAGGCTGTCTGGCCGACGCCTGCGACGAGGCGCAGTACGCGGAACTGGATACGTTGGGTGCGTTGACCCGTCGCGCCTGGGACCACGACGTCCAGGTGATGGTCGAAGGGCCCGGACACGTTCCCATGCACAAAGTCGCCGAAAACGTCGAACGCCAACAGGAGGTTTGTGACGGCGCGCCGTTTTACGTCCTCGGCCCGCTCGTCACCGATATCGCGCCGGGCTACGATCACATCACGAGTTCCATCGGGGCCGCGATGGCCGCACAGGCGGGGGCGGCGATGCTCTGTTACGTCACCCCGAAAGAACACCTCGGACTGCCCGAGGAAGCAGACGTGCGCGACGGTCTCGCGGCCTACCGAATCGCCGCCCACGCGGGCGACGTGGCGAACGAGCGTCCGGGCGCTCGAGACTGGGACGACGCCCTCTCGGAAGCCCGGTACGAGTTCGACTGGCGCGAGCAGTTCCGTCTCGCGCTCGACTCCGAGCGCGCCCGCGAGTACCACGATCAGACGCTGCCCGAGGACAACTACAAGGACGCTCGCTTTTGCTCGATGTGCGGCGTCGAGTTCTGCTCGATGCGGATCGATCAGGACGCGCGAGCGTCAGCGGCGTCGGCCGACCAGCCTCGAGACGACGGCGAAATGGGGCGACTCGAGTCGACGACGGACCTCGAGGCCTCGCTCGCTGCCGACGTGAACCGACCGCCGGTCGGCGCACACGAACTAGGACGGTTTTCACCGCTCGAGGGCGGTGATGCGTCCACGGTCGAATCCACTGGCGACGACTAA
- a CDS encoding alpha/beta hydrolase, protein MASFQRRTVLTAVSTATVSALAGCTDLLADESDDEDTSAAEDAAVTFVETLADGEFEDAREEFIPEMRDDIATLGQLEQAWMGYTAIGGEFEGVESTTADKQDGVYNVRITMSFERGSHDLLFAMNDEYEYGEYAPADEYERPAYVDAAAITDEEITLETDDDECELPGLVTMPEDADDVPGVVFVHDAGQVSMDSDTTATKLFADLSEGLASQEIATIRYDSRLAECDVDPDDHGIDTVAVDDALTAIDELRDTDGVDEDEIVVVGHGFGGLAAPRIADEDGDLAGIVGLAAPARPFYEVTLEQIEHQATVGDHEWEARMEQYEEWEEDVERIEDGDYDADEPVCGYYGSLWESLEEYDHVEEAASLELPTYFLQGERDTRATVEGDLERWESELEDPEPETSVYDDLNRAFMPGDGPATPMEYDLRNNVDERVVDDVAAWIHDL, encoded by the coding sequence ATGGCTTCCTTCCAACGGCGTACCGTGTTGACGGCTGTCTCGACCGCAACCGTTTCGGCCCTCGCCGGCTGTACCGACCTGCTCGCAGACGAGAGTGACGACGAGGACACGAGCGCTGCTGAAGACGCAGCAGTGACGTTCGTCGAAACACTAGCAGACGGCGAGTTCGAAGACGCTCGAGAGGAGTTTATCCCGGAAATGCGCGACGACATCGCGACGCTCGGACAACTCGAGCAAGCGTGGATGGGGTACACGGCCATCGGTGGTGAGTTCGAAGGCGTCGAGTCGACGACGGCTGACAAACAGGATGGGGTCTACAACGTCCGCATTACGATGTCGTTCGAACGCGGGTCACACGATCTGTTGTTCGCGATGAACGACGAGTACGAGTACGGCGAGTACGCGCCCGCGGACGAGTACGAACGCCCGGCGTACGTCGATGCCGCCGCGATCACGGACGAGGAGATAACGCTCGAGACAGACGACGACGAGTGTGAACTCCCGGGCCTCGTGACGATGCCCGAGGACGCGGACGACGTGCCAGGCGTCGTGTTCGTCCACGACGCCGGACAGGTGTCGATGGACAGCGACACCACCGCGACGAAACTGTTCGCCGATCTTTCCGAGGGCCTCGCGAGCCAAGAGATCGCAACGATTCGTTACGACAGCCGACTGGCCGAATGCGACGTCGATCCCGACGACCACGGAATCGATACCGTCGCGGTCGACGACGCACTGACTGCGATCGACGAACTTCGGGACACGGACGGCGTCGACGAGGACGAAATCGTCGTCGTCGGTCACGGATTCGGCGGTCTTGCAGCACCACGGATCGCCGACGAAGACGGCGACCTCGCCGGAATCGTCGGGCTGGCCGCACCGGCACGACCGTTCTACGAGGTCACTCTCGAGCAGATCGAACACCAGGCGACCGTCGGTGATCACGAGTGGGAGGCCCGAATGGAGCAGTACGAAGAGTGGGAAGAGGACGTCGAACGAATCGAAGACGGCGACTACGACGCGGACGAGCCCGTCTGTGGTTACTACGGCTCGCTCTGGGAGAGCCTCGAGGAGTACGATCACGTCGAGGAAGCCGCCTCGCTCGAGCTTCCGACCTACTTCCTGCAGGGCGAGCGCGATACGCGAGCCACCGTCGAGGGCGACCTCGAGCGGTGGGAGAGCGAACTCGAGGATCCCGAGCCTGAAACGTCGGTGTACGATGACCTCAACCGCGCGTTCATGCCGGGCGATGGACCGGCGACGCCGATGGAGTACGACCTTCGGAACAACGTGGACGAACGGGTCGTCGACGACGTTGCGGCGTGGATTCACGACCTGTAA
- a CDS encoding PhzF family phenazine biosynthesis protein, with protein MDTIRIVQVDAFTDEAFGGNPAGVVPEADDLSEHQMQSIAAEMALSETAFLRSSDDADHRVRYFTPTQEVDLCGHATIGSFAHLHDEGLEAGTTTLETNVGTLEIDVADDGTVWMTQDAPQVREVDVGYGRVADALGVDQAALEGASDDIPLAASSTGLPFLIVPITYLSDVGNAQPDMHAIEKLSDSVDVTGVYLFTFDALERESTLHGRMFAPGAGVPEDPVTGTASGAVGAYLEHFGAFDDDFPEELRLEQGHYVDRPGRVRVRVGDSVRVGGRGVTVLDGSILVPEDDEDEILEA; from the coding sequence ATGGATACAATCCGGATCGTGCAGGTCGACGCCTTCACAGACGAAGCGTTCGGCGGCAACCCCGCCGGCGTCGTACCCGAGGCGGACGATCTCTCGGAACATCAGATGCAATCGATCGCCGCCGAGATGGCCCTCAGCGAGACCGCCTTTCTTCGCTCGAGTGACGACGCAGACCACCGCGTTCGCTACTTTACGCCGACCCAGGAGGTCGACCTCTGTGGACACGCGACGATCGGTAGTTTCGCACACCTCCACGACGAGGGGCTCGAGGCCGGGACGACGACGCTCGAGACGAACGTCGGGACGCTCGAGATCGATGTGGCCGACGACGGAACGGTCTGGATGACGCAGGACGCACCGCAGGTCCGGGAAGTCGATGTCGGCTACGGCCGCGTCGCCGACGCGCTCGGAGTGGATCAGGCCGCACTCGAGGGGGCGAGCGACGACATTCCCCTCGCCGCCTCCTCGACCGGCCTGCCCTTCCTGATCGTGCCGATCACGTACCTCTCGGACGTCGGCAACGCGCAGCCGGATATGCATGCGATCGAGAAGTTGTCCGACAGCGTCGACGTGACGGGCGTCTACCTCTTCACATTCGACGCCCTCGAGCGCGAGTCGACCCTTCACGGGAGGATGTTCGCGCCCGGTGCGGGAGTGCCGGAGGATCCGGTCACCGGTACTGCGAGCGGCGCAGTCGGTGCCTACCTCGAGCACTTCGGCGCGTTCGACGACGACTTCCCCGAGGAACTCCGTCTCGAGCAGGGCCACTACGTCGACCGCCCGGGACGAGTCCGTGTCCGTGTCGGCGATTCCGTCCGCGTCGGTGGCCGCGGCGTGACGGTGCTCGACGGCTCTATACTCGTCCCCGAGGACGACGAAGACGAGATTCTCGAGGCCTGA
- a CDS encoding helix-turn-helix domain-containing protein, giving the protein MIDLDIDMRQYDCPFIDTTDDVDIAFSAVQWQLDTDDESLETRLIAKGGSVGALDAGLRELREHPNMTECYILSKRDAVAQIGTTIEETNAMRTIDRNGGYITGPFQIEDGRERWHVGFDDDQDEDHALADLERHNEFTVEDRDQLGPTALFDLLENSESAIGLLEGCRSLTETERTTFEAACKNGYYETPRETTLEELAAQFDVSKTAVSMNLRRGERKVLKAALSALESLEDAKTC; this is encoded by the coding sequence ATGATCGACCTCGATATCGACATGCGCCAGTACGACTGTCCGTTCATCGATACGACTGACGACGTCGATATCGCGTTCTCGGCCGTGCAGTGGCAACTCGATACCGACGACGAATCGCTCGAGACGCGACTCATCGCGAAGGGAGGGTCCGTTGGAGCGCTCGACGCCGGCCTTCGTGAGTTGCGCGAGCACCCGAACATGACGGAGTGTTACATTCTCTCGAAACGCGACGCCGTCGCCCAGATCGGGACGACGATCGAGGAGACGAACGCGATGCGGACGATCGACCGAAACGGCGGCTACATCACCGGACCGTTCCAGATCGAGGACGGGCGAGAGCGCTGGCACGTCGGCTTCGACGACGATCAAGACGAGGACCACGCGCTCGCCGACCTCGAGCGTCACAACGAGTTCACCGTCGAAGACCGCGACCAGCTTGGTCCGACGGCGCTATTCGACTTGCTCGAGAACTCTGAGAGTGCGATCGGGTTGCTCGAGGGTTGTCGATCGCTCACCGAAACCGAGCGCACGACCTTCGAAGCGGCCTGCAAAAACGGCTACTACGAGACGCCACGCGAGACGACGCTCGAGGAATTGGCTGCACAGTTCGACGTCTCGAAGACGGCCGTCTCGATGAACCTTCGCCGCGGCGAGCGAAAAGTACTGAAGGCGGCACTCTCGGCACTCGAGAGTCTCGAGGACGCAAAGACCTGCTGA
- a CDS encoding SDR family NAD(P)-dependent oxidoreductase, with protein sequence MSQQEVTPPTVSAADIHRVHDDSFTGENVCLVTGAGSGIGRATALAAAGNGLTVAATDIDESGLSGTIERRDELGLEGEIHSIVGDLTVDDDLERIVDDAAAFGELSYLANVAGIQHIDPIDEFPMEAYDRMHRIMLRAPLYLTKLCVPHFRASADGRGCVGNMSSVHGHYVTSDKVGYNVSKFGLRGLTQSIAAEGGGDVRAFSISTAYVKTPLVTAQLEDTAEQRGISVEEVIEDVMLGQSRVTEMMEPIDVANLYLIGFSHLGRHLNGGDLMFDGGMSLTYE encoded by the coding sequence ATGTCTCAGCAGGAGGTTACGCCACCGACGGTCTCAGCAGCGGACATCCACAGGGTCCACGACGACTCCTTCACCGGAGAAAACGTCTGTCTCGTCACCGGGGCCGGGTCGGGAATCGGTCGCGCGACGGCGCTTGCGGCCGCCGGAAACGGCCTTACCGTCGCCGCGACGGATATCGACGAATCCGGGCTCTCCGGAACGATCGAACGCCGCGACGAACTCGGCCTCGAGGGCGAGATTCATTCGATCGTCGGCGATTTAACGGTCGACGACGACCTCGAGCGAATCGTCGACGACGCCGCGGCGTTTGGCGAACTCTCCTACCTCGCCAACGTCGCCGGGATTCAACACATCGATCCGATCGACGAGTTTCCGATGGAGGCCTACGATCGAATGCACCGAATAATGCTTCGAGCGCCGTTGTATCTCACGAAGCTGTGTGTACCCCACTTTCGAGCGAGTGCGGACGGGCGAGGCTGCGTCGGCAACATGAGTTCGGTCCACGGTCACTACGTTACCAGCGACAAGGTCGGGTACAACGTCTCGAAATTCGGGCTTCGGGGCCTCACACAGTCCATCGCCGCGGAAGGTGGGGGCGACGTTCGCGCGTTTTCGATCAGCACGGCGTACGTCAAGACGCCGCTCGTGACGGCCCAACTCGAGGACACTGCCGAACAGCGAGGAATCTCCGTCGAGGAAGTGATCGAAGACGTGATGCTCGGGCAATCCCGCGTGACGGAGATGATGGAACCGATCGACGTCGCGAACCTGTACCTGATCGGCTTCTCCCACCTTGGCCGACATCTTAACGGCGGAGACCTCATGTTTGATGGGGGCATGTCGCTAACCTACGAGTAA
- a CDS encoding AMP-binding protein, with protein sequence MSGDTPQSSLADVDRVVHEPSQSFVESTNVYDFMQTHDVDDYDELIERTTTDIDGVEESGLEWFWDELVDYLDIEFYEPYDAVRDDSEGPQFSDWYPGGELNIAHNVADRYAAVDEERRNKVATIWEGEDGDVREVTYHELERQSSQVANALEERGIETGDTVGLYMPMVPEVVSILYGCFKVGAIAVPIFSGFGVDATATRIEDSECTVLFTGDGFYRRGDPVYLKSAADEAIEQAGYVEDTIVFDRLGASQESSTHEVPWNDDRDSWWAEAIETRDDDYETKSLDSSQESMLLYSSGTTGKPKGIVHTHAGVQVQCAKEVYFGMDLKPADRLFWVSDIGWMMGPWTLIGTHTFGGTVFMYEGAPDHPQPDRFWEMIDRHSLTQFGISPTAIRALRKYGDDWLEGHDLSSLRLLGSTGEPWDPESWQWFYENVGNGEAPIINISGGTEICGCFLMPLPNQPLKPCTLGGPGLGMDIDIVDREGNSVEDDHERGYLVARDSCPSMTKSLWSGDDRYLNEYWSTFEDMWNHGDWAQKDEDGFWFLHGRADDVLNVAGRKVGPAEVESALIDHEAVNQAAAIGAPDDTTGTAVVTYVVLDDGHQVSDALREELRAQVGEELGKPFRPREVLFVDEFPKTQSGKIIRRAIEGTYTGEELGDMSSIENPDALEELENAQ encoded by the coding sequence ATGTCAGGGGACACACCACAATCGAGTCTCGCGGACGTCGATCGCGTCGTTCACGAACCGAGTCAGTCGTTCGTCGAGTCGACGAACGTATACGATTTCATGCAGACGCACGACGTCGACGACTACGACGAACTTATCGAGCGAACGACGACCGATATCGACGGTGTCGAGGAGTCGGGCCTCGAGTGGTTCTGGGACGAACTCGTCGACTACCTCGATATCGAGTTCTACGAGCCCTACGACGCCGTCAGAGACGATAGCGAGGGACCACAGTTCAGCGACTGGTACCCCGGGGGCGAACTCAACATCGCCCACAACGTCGCGGATCGCTACGCCGCCGTCGACGAGGAGCGTCGAAACAAGGTCGCGACCATCTGGGAGGGCGAAGACGGCGACGTGCGCGAAGTAACGTACCACGAACTCGAGCGCCAGTCGAGTCAGGTCGCGAACGCGCTCGAGGAACGCGGTATCGAAACGGGCGATACGGTGGGGCTCTACATGCCGATGGTCCCCGAAGTCGTCTCGATTCTCTACGGCTGTTTCAAGGTGGGGGCGATCGCCGTCCCGATCTTCTCGGGCTTCGGGGTGGATGCGACGGCGACTCGGATCGAGGACTCCGAGTGTACGGTGCTCTTCACGGGGGATGGATTCTACCGCCGAGGTGATCCGGTATACCTCAAATCCGCAGCCGACGAGGCGATCGAACAGGCGGGCTACGTCGAGGACACGATCGTCTTCGACCGACTAGGCGCAAGCCAGGAGTCCTCAACACACGAGGTCCCCTGGAACGACGACCGTGATTCGTGGTGGGCAGAGGCCATCGAAACGCGAGACGACGACTACGAGACGAAATCGCTCGACTCGAGTCAGGAGTCGATGCTCCTCTATTCGTCGGGGACGACGGGGAAACCGAAGGGGATCGTCCACACCCACGCGGGCGTGCAGGTGCAGTGTGCGAAGGAAGTCTACTTCGGAATGGATCTCAAACCCGCGGATCGACTCTTCTGGGTCTCGGACATCGGCTGGATGATGGGACCGTGGACGCTCATCGGCACCCACACCTTCGGCGGCACCGTCTTCATGTACGAAGGGGCACCCGACCACCCGCAGCCGGATCGCTTCTGGGAGATGATCGACCGCCACAGTCTCACGCAGTTCGGCATTTCGCCAACCGCCATTCGCGCGCTCCGAAAGTACGGAGATGACTGGCTCGAGGGCCACGACCTCTCTTCGCTCCGGCTACTCGGATCGACCGGCGAGCCCTGGGACCCCGAATCGTGGCAGTGGTTCTACGAGAACGTCGGCAACGGCGAGGCTCCGATTATCAACATCTCCGGCGGGACGGAGATCTGTGGTTGTTTCCTGATGCCGTTGCCAAACCAGCCGCTCAAGCCCTGTACGCTGGGTGGCCCGGGGCTCGGAATGGACATCGACATCGTCGACCGCGAGGGCAACTCCGTCGAAGACGACCACGAACGGGGGTACCTCGTGGCTCGAGACTCCTGTCCGTCGATGACCAAGTCGCTGTGGTCGGGCGACGACCGGTATCTCAACGAGTACTGGTCGACGTTCGAGGACATGTGGAATCACGGCGATTGGGCCCAGAAGGACGAAGACGGCTTCTGGTTCCTCCACGGCCGCGCGGACGACGTACTCAACGTTGCTGGCCGGAAGGTCGGCCCCGCGGAGGTGGAGAGTGCGTTGATCGACCACGAGGCCGTCAACCAGGCCGCCGCCATCGGCGCGCCGGACGACACGACCGGAACGGCGGTCGTCACCTACGTCGTCCTCGACGACGGCCACCAGGTGTCAGACGCGTTGCGCGAGGAACTGCGCGCACAGGTCGGCGAGGAGTTAGGCAAACCGTTCCGTCCCCGCGAGGTACTGTTCGTCGACGAGTTCCCCAAGACGCAGTCGGGCAAGATCATCCGCCGCGCCATCGAAGGCACCTACACGGGCGAGGAATTGGGCGACATGAGCAGCATCGAGAACCCCGATGCGCTCGAGGAACTCGAGAACGCGCAATAG
- a CDS encoding cupin domain-containing protein — protein MATTSKNHQEAPRAVDLDQFEGADVYQESDEHARVRGYFPLTPGMPNGTDAGAEESMLVCIEIEPGNYLPSHEDSNEELLVVTAGTVEATVGDDTVDLRAGQCAVVPEMVPHAISNTGEETAFVIGFFPNTELTATFDETLEPFGSTEVTIGPVPPEDRGNGDEA, from the coding sequence ATGGCGACAACATCGAAGAACCACCAAGAAGCGCCTCGAGCCGTCGACCTCGACCAGTTCGAGGGTGCCGACGTGTATCAGGAGAGCGACGAACACGCCCGAGTCCGCGGGTACTTCCCGCTGACACCCGGAATGCCGAACGGAACCGACGCCGGTGCCGAGGAGTCGATGCTCGTTTGTATCGAAATCGAGCCCGGAAATTACCTGCCGTCCCACGAGGACAGCAACGAGGAACTCCTCGTCGTGACTGCAGGGACCGTCGAGGCGACGGTCGGTGACGACACGGTCGACCTGCGAGCTGGACAGTGTGCGGTCGTCCCCGAGATGGTGCCACACGCCATCTCTAATACGGGCGAGGAGACGGCCTTCGTGATCGGATTCTTCCCTAACACCGAACTGACCGCGACGTTCGACGAGACGCTCGAGCCGTTCGGTTCGACGGAAGTAACTATCGGCCCCGTGCCACCGGAAGATCGAGGAAACGGCGACGAAGCGTAA
- the gatB gene encoding Asp-tRNA(Asn)/Glu-tRNA(Gln) amidotransferase subunit GatB, translating to MTAQTVQQGDLVTVIGLEVHVQLETDTKIFCGCSTAQTDEPNENVCPVCLGLPGALPVLNEAAVEAAVKIGKAIDAEIPEETRFHRKNYYYPDLPKNFQITQYDEPICADGDLEISVEGDRRTVTIERAHLEEDPGSLQHVGGGGGIDSADYTLVNYNRAGTPLMEIVTAPDFRSPGEVRAFLAELEEVLEYLGVFDAERDGSLRIDANLSIIPEEDIESDDVTEIGTDALESANRTEVKNISSHKGSEKALAYEETRQKNAIQRGRAVEQETRHWDESRGITVSMRSKEEEKDYRYFEEADLPPLRVSHWKEEIDIPELPTARRERFQAEYDLNEEAASKLTSTKQVADFYEDVASEFDPDLAATWVADNLLGELNYRDMEITDLEGRLEDVTRLVELVAEDEITSKNAHETVLRSMLDDGATPDEIVDEEGLGKTSGDEVQSAVVEAIDENPEAVEDYESGDDGAINFLVGQVMQKTGGSADPGDVNQLLRAELE from the coding sequence ATGACTGCCCAGACCGTCCAGCAGGGCGACCTCGTCACCGTCATCGGCCTCGAGGTGCACGTCCAGTTGGAAACCGACACGAAGATTTTCTGTGGCTGTTCGACGGCACAGACGGACGAGCCGAACGAAAACGTCTGTCCGGTCTGTCTCGGCCTGCCGGGTGCCCTGCCCGTGCTCAACGAGGCTGCCGTCGAAGCCGCGGTCAAGATCGGGAAGGCGATCGACGCCGAAATCCCAGAGGAAACGCGATTCCACCGGAAGAACTACTACTACCCCGACCTGCCCAAGAACTTCCAGATCACCCAGTACGACGAACCGATCTGTGCCGACGGCGACCTCGAGATCTCCGTCGAGGGCGACCGGCGCACGGTCACCATCGAACGGGCGCACCTCGAGGAAGACCCGGGCAGCCTCCAGCACGTCGGCGGCGGTGGGGGAATCGACTCCGCGGACTACACGCTGGTCAACTACAACCGCGCGGGCACGCCCCTCATGGAGATCGTCACGGCACCCGACTTCCGAAGCCCCGGCGAAGTTCGAGCGTTCCTCGCCGAACTCGAGGAAGTGCTCGAGTACCTGGGCGTCTTCGACGCGGAGCGAGACGGCAGCCTGCGGATCGACGCCAACCTCTCGATCATCCCCGAGGAGGACATCGAGAGCGACGACGTGACCGAGATCGGCACGGACGCCCTCGAGTCGGCCAACCGAACCGAGGTCAAGAATATCTCGAGTCACAAAGGTTCCGAGAAGGCCCTGGCCTACGAGGAGACCCGCCAGAAGAACGCGATCCAGCGCGGCCGTGCGGTCGAACAGGAGACGCGTCACTGGGACGAGTCTCGCGGTATCACGGTCTCCATGCGCTCGAAGGAAGAGGAGAAGGACTACCGGTACTTCGAGGAGGCCGACCTGCCGCCGCTTCGGGTTTCCCACTGGAAAGAAGAGATCGACATTCCGGAGCTTCCGACGGCCCGTCGCGAGCGCTTTCAGGCGGAGTACGACTTGAACGAGGAAGCCGCCTCGAAGCTCACGTCGACGAAACAGGTCGCGGACTTCTACGAGGACGTCGCGAGCGAGTTCGACCCCGACCTCGCAGCCACCTGGGTCGCGGACAACCTGCTCGGCGAACTCAACTACCGCGACATGGAGATCACCGACCTCGAGGGGCGACTCGAGGACGTTACTCGTCTCGTGGAACTCGTCGCCGAAGACGAGATTACGTCGAAGAACGCCCACGAGACGGTGCTTCGCTCGATGCTCGACGACGGGGCTACACCCGACGAAATCGTCGACGAAGAAGGACTCGGCAAGACGAGCGGCGACGAGGTCCAATCGGCAGTCGTCGAGGCCATCGACGAGAATCCCGAGGCGGTCGAGGACTACGAATCGGGCGACGACGGCGCGATCAACTTCCTCGTCGGACAGGTGATGCAAAAGACCGGTGGCAGCGCGGACCCTGGTGACGTGAACCAGTTGCTGCGGGCGGAACTCGAGTGA
- a CDS encoding MBL fold metallo-hydrolase, whose product MDRITLGNDEFEGRNNAYVLADDERDELALVDTGIATPDIREQLRVGLEERGYAFSDVDDIVLTHFHVDHAGLAGEIQAASDATVYVHEADAPMVERDSEAIAAVERRRQAYLDEWGVPEDERAELLAFFEDAISIEGDGASVTPVEDGDRLEVGGDILETVHAPGHSAGLSCFDVADGTEAFVGDALLPVYTPNVGGADVRVERPLEQYLTSLRRIADHEYDRVWPGHRDPIENPRERALEILEHHRERSENILGVLEEHGPADAWTVSEHLFGDLEGIHIVHGPGEAFAHLDHLTHEGVLEKDQGVYRMPESVDGIQNSADDLESVFSRET is encoded by the coding sequence ATGGATCGGATTACGCTGGGGAACGACGAGTTCGAGGGCCGAAACAACGCGTACGTGCTCGCAGACGACGAACGGGACGAACTCGCGCTGGTCGATACCGGCATCGCGACGCCGGACATTCGCGAGCAGTTGCGTGTCGGACTCGAGGAACGGGGGTACGCGTTTTCGGACGTCGACGACATCGTCCTGACGCACTTTCACGTCGATCACGCGGGACTCGCCGGAGAGATACAAGCGGCGAGCGACGCGACGGTGTACGTCCACGAGGCCGACGCGCCGATGGTCGAACGCGATTCCGAGGCGATCGCCGCCGTCGAACGGCGGCGACAGGCGTACTTAGACGAGTGGGGCGTTCCCGAGGACGAGCGAGCGGAACTGTTGGCGTTTTTCGAGGACGCGATCAGCATCGAAGGCGATGGCGCATCCGTGACGCCGGTCGAAGACGGGGATCGACTCGAGGTCGGGGGAGACATCCTCGAGACGGTACACGCACCCGGTCACTCGGCCGGCCTCAGTTGTTTCGACGTGGCCGATGGAACTGAGGCGTTCGTCGGGGACGCACTGTTGCCGGTCTACACGCCGAACGTTGGCGGGGCAGACGTTCGCGTCGAGCGCCCACTGGAGCAGTATCTCACGTCTTTGCGTCGAATCGCCGACCACGAGTACGACCGAGTCTGGCCTGGCCACCGCGATCCGATCGAGAACCCGCGCGAACGAGCCCTCGAGATCCTCGAGCACCACCGCGAGCGAAGCGAGAACATCCTCGGCGTACTCGAGGAACACGGGCCGGCGGACGCGTGGACGGTCAGCGAGCACTTATTCGGCGACCTCGAGGGAATCCACATCGTCCACGGGCCGGGCGAGGCGTTCGCGCACCTCGATCACCTGACGCACGAAGGGGTCCTCGAGAAGGATCAGGGCGTCTACCGAATGCCGGAGTCGGTGGACGGAATACAGAATTCGGCGGACGACCTCGAGTCGGTATTTTCTCGAGAGACGTAA